A single region of the Palaemon carinicauda isolate YSFRI2023 chromosome 17, ASM3689809v2, whole genome shotgun sequence genome encodes:
- the LOC137656131 gene encoding uncharacterized protein isoform X1, producing the protein MLKAQLPIENMDDLLRKAFIVFLIVFVNIKDVAPYLHITRMSVPETMTTEQPTWLECDYAGDDTVYALKWYLGLDEFYRWTPADKPPKKTFEIHHNPIEVDLESSEKGRVRVRRLSLEATGVYRCEISAEAPSFHTESKISSMTVIDLPDAKPLITGVQTSYNLHEEVRLNCTSPLSYPLANITFYVNDEQADPSWLIPYKSIDDYSSHLRTAILGLKFMLWPHLLKKGSVSIKCTAEINPIYWENSETLIEVDIPYHASVMEGRASSADGLLLTTSCGISASAAAVASFVYLVL; encoded by the exons ATGTAGCGCCTTACTTACATATCACGCGCATGTCAGTTCCTGAAACCATGACTACCGAGCAACCGACGTGGCTGGAATGTGACTATGCCGGAGATGACACAGTCTACGCCCTGAAGTGGTATTTAGGCCTCGACGAGTTCTACCGCTGGACGCCGGCCGACAAGCCTCCAAAGAAGACTTTTGAAATCCACCACAATCCTATTGAGGTGGACCTCGAGTCTTCGGAGAAAGGTAGAGTCAGAGTGAGGAGGCTCTCGCTGGAAGCTACAGGCGTCTATCGATGCGAGATTTCTGCTGAGGCTCCATCTTTCCATACGGAATCCAAAATCTCATCGATGACTGTTATTG ATCTCCCAGACGCCAAGCCTTTAATAACGGGCGTACAGACGAGCTACAACTTGCACGAGGAAGTCAGATTGAACTGTACGTCTCCCCTGTCGTATCCCTTAGCGAACATCACATTTTATGTAAACGATGAACAG GCAGACCCATCCTGGCTGATACCCTACAAAAGCATAGATGATTATTCCTCTCATCTTCGGACTGCTATCTTAGGACTCAAGTTTATGTTGTGGCCGCATCTTCTAAAGAAGGGCTCAGTCAGCATCAAATGCACCGCAGAAATAAACCCTATCTACTGGGAAAATAGTGAAACTCTTATCGAAGTAGATATTCCTTACCATGCATCTGTTATGGAAGGAAGGGCGTCATCTGCAGATG GACTACTTTTGACTACCAGCTGCGGGATTTCAGCATCGGCAGCGGCTGTGGCCAGTTTTGTCTACCTGGTCCTGTGA
- the LOC137656131 gene encoding uncharacterized protein isoform X2: MMINSDVAPYLHITRMSVPETMTTEQPTWLECDYAGDDTVYALKWYLGLDEFYRWTPADKPPKKTFEIHHNPIEVDLESSEKGRVRVRRLSLEATGVYRCEISAEAPSFHTESKISSMTVIDLPDAKPLITGVQTSYNLHEEVRLNCTSPLSYPLANITFYVNDEQADPSWLIPYKSIDDYSSHLRTAILGLKFMLWPHLLKKGSVSIKCTAEINPIYWENSETLIEVDIPYHASVMEGRASSADGLLLTTSCGISASAAAVASFVYLVL; encoded by the exons ATGTAGCGCCTTACTTACATATCACGCGCATGTCAGTTCCTGAAACCATGACTACCGAGCAACCGACGTGGCTGGAATGTGACTATGCCGGAGATGACACAGTCTACGCCCTGAAGTGGTATTTAGGCCTCGACGAGTTCTACCGCTGGACGCCGGCCGACAAGCCTCCAAAGAAGACTTTTGAAATCCACCACAATCCTATTGAGGTGGACCTCGAGTCTTCGGAGAAAGGTAGAGTCAGAGTGAGGAGGCTCTCGCTGGAAGCTACAGGCGTCTATCGATGCGAGATTTCTGCTGAGGCTCCATCTTTCCATACGGAATCCAAAATCTCATCGATGACTGTTATTG ATCTCCCAGACGCCAAGCCTTTAATAACGGGCGTACAGACGAGCTACAACTTGCACGAGGAAGTCAGATTGAACTGTACGTCTCCCCTGTCGTATCCCTTAGCGAACATCACATTTTATGTAAACGATGAACAG GCAGACCCATCCTGGCTGATACCCTACAAAAGCATAGATGATTATTCCTCTCATCTTCGGACTGCTATCTTAGGACTCAAGTTTATGTTGTGGCCGCATCTTCTAAAGAAGGGCTCAGTCAGCATCAAATGCACCGCAGAAATAAACCCTATCTACTGGGAAAATAGTGAAACTCTTATCGAAGTAGATATTCCTTACCATGCATCTGTTATGGAAGGAAGGGCGTCATCTGCAGATG GACTACTTTTGACTACCAGCTGCGGGATTTCAGCATCGGCAGCGGCTGTGGCCAGTTTTGTCTACCTGGTCCTGTGA
- the LOC137656131 gene encoding uncharacterized protein isoform X3 — protein sequence MSVPETMTTEQPTWLECDYAGDDTVYALKWYLGLDEFYRWTPADKPPKKTFEIHHNPIEVDLESSEKGRVRVRRLSLEATGVYRCEISAEAPSFHTESKISSMTVIDLPDAKPLITGVQTSYNLHEEVRLNCTSPLSYPLANITFYVNDEQADPSWLIPYKSIDDYSSHLRTAILGLKFMLWPHLLKKGSVSIKCTAEINPIYWENSETLIEVDIPYHASVMEGRASSADGLLLTTSCGISASAAAVASFVYLVL from the exons ATGTCAGTTCCTGAAACCATGACTACCGAGCAACCGACGTGGCTGGAATGTGACTATGCCGGAGATGACACAGTCTACGCCCTGAAGTGGTATTTAGGCCTCGACGAGTTCTACCGCTGGACGCCGGCCGACAAGCCTCCAAAGAAGACTTTTGAAATCCACCACAATCCTATTGAGGTGGACCTCGAGTCTTCGGAGAAAGGTAGAGTCAGAGTGAGGAGGCTCTCGCTGGAAGCTACAGGCGTCTATCGATGCGAGATTTCTGCTGAGGCTCCATCTTTCCATACGGAATCCAAAATCTCATCGATGACTGTTATTG ATCTCCCAGACGCCAAGCCTTTAATAACGGGCGTACAGACGAGCTACAACTTGCACGAGGAAGTCAGATTGAACTGTACGTCTCCCCTGTCGTATCCCTTAGCGAACATCACATTTTATGTAAACGATGAACAG GCAGACCCATCCTGGCTGATACCCTACAAAAGCATAGATGATTATTCCTCTCATCTTCGGACTGCTATCTTAGGACTCAAGTTTATGTTGTGGCCGCATCTTCTAAAGAAGGGCTCAGTCAGCATCAAATGCACCGCAGAAATAAACCCTATCTACTGGGAAAATAGTGAAACTCTTATCGAAGTAGATATTCCTTACCATGCATCTGTTATGGAAGGAAGGGCGTCATCTGCAGATG GACTACTTTTGACTACCAGCTGCGGGATTTCAGCATCGGCAGCGGCTGTGGCCAGTTTTGTCTACCTGGTCCTGTGA